The Syngnathus scovelli strain Florida chromosome 7, RoL_Ssco_1.2, whole genome shotgun sequence DNA window AGTTCTTcttagttattttattttgtcatattgTTTCACTTTAGATTGTCAAACATAGGTGCCTGCTCTGCTTCTTCTCCCCCTGTTAACAGGAGGATTAACTCACAGCAAATACGTTTTTTGGGGGTGAAAGTGTTAAACTCTAACCATCATCCGAGACAATCCCAAAATACCCCGCTCCCTAAAGAGAATGAAATGAATGCTGCTTCTGCATTGGCGATAgttatctattttatttttttagcatgTTGGCATTTTAGAGCACTCCGTACAAGTACTTGTTGTCTACAGCACAGGAGGAACATTTGTGTGAATTCAGGAGGTTGCAAATAACCCTTCATATACTGTCAACTGAGGCAAGAAGCAAACTAACAATTTGATTACAAAAGAGTAAGGGCCACACTGATATAACTTTATTCACATAAAGTTGCATCTTTTTCATAGatgcattttttattcattgtaACTTTACAACTGTAACTTTCAAAATTCTAACTTCATTCTAGAAATGTTATGGCTTTGTTTTGGTACTGTCTTAGTAAGGTTTAATTCTCACTGAAAATTTCTCAAAACATTACTTTTTCCCTCATCAGTACACATTTTTCTGGTCAGTGTTGCTCTAACATTCCTTCATAGTAAACTAATGCAGAACATCTATCCAGACTCAAAGACATGGACATATAATTTCgttgtttttttaacaaaaacatAATTTACATAACTGTATTCCAAAATAAGTGGATTAGTGCCATTCTCCTATCAGCCACTCCACATTGTGCCCTCTACGCAACTCTACCAGAGGTTATTTGAGAAGTTGGCACAGGCGACCTGCCATGCACCCTCACACATACCTGGGATAGATAGGACAGCTGAGTGctacacatacaaacacacacacacacacacacgcacacacgcacacacacacacacacacacacagtattcAAGTATTCACATATGAGCGAGCGGTGCACTATAGTGCACAGACCTTGCACACAAACGAGCACTTTACCACTGTACGGAGTGGATGCACAAATCAACTTGTGtccattcttattttattacaaaataattagaaaacaaaaaaaaaaaatctgaaaattaaATTTGTCGAATTTCATTTAGTTTTATGTCGACAGccatgcatttgttttattgtCCCAGTTTTTCACTCAGGCCAGTAGACTGCTGTCTTATTTATGTTAAGTATTTTCCATCTTATTTTCAATGGAAGCAATAATACAGAAACTGTTATGCAATAATATGTTAAAGGCACTTTAGGAATGTGTCAGGACACAAGGCCTGTCTATTATTGGCCCTGTGGGAAAGTGCCTCAATGGGTCAATGCATTGAATATATACAGCATTTATATTGGACATTAATCCCATTGGACATGAATCCCATAATATTGATTTAATATTTGATCTTCCGACTCTATAGAATATACAGTGCTATAATAGTCTCTCCCGTTACTTGAGTAAATAAAGTGTCAGGAtcggatggaaatggagcaggacgaccaagtgcagcttggaccagggtttatttaagaacgcaaactaacagactcggcaactgacatgacttcacaaaacctaacaacgtgactgaccaaaaagacgtgaaacaaaaagacagggtgacgttaccaatgacaggaaccaaaaatacatcatgacatgaacacacaacaatgatctgacggggagtgaggggcagacaggacttatatacacgacaggtaacaagaggcaggtgggaataatcaaactcatcatgggcacacaggaagggaggggcgagcacacagacagaaaccaagacaaccgacACTTAGTGGAACAGCTGGGGCTAAGGCGTGACATACAGCCCTACAATGAATATGGTTAGTTACAGATAGTGCCATGAATATCTAATACATAATGTAATCAACTTAAAGAGGACATTGCCTTATTCTAACAGTAAAAACTTTGTCTCACTGAATGTATCTAGCTGAGAATGTCAAAATGCAATACTATCACAAAGCCTAGAATTCTTCCACGTTACATCGATGTTACGGAACAATTGGAACATAATTCATGCAATTATGCCTCCCTGAGTCTCAATTCTTCAGTTTACCAAATATGAATAGTTTCATATTTTCCAACTTCGaccagaatatatatatatatatatatatatatatatatatatatatatatatatatatatatatatatatatatatatatatatatatatatattgtagagTGGAAGCTGCAGAATCCAAGACTAACTCCATATTTTATTTGAGTATAAGGGAAATACATAAGTAATGTATTTTGAAATACTTTAGCAGCACATCTACAATCATTACTGACGCATCATTTACACTATACTCGCAATAAGAATACAGATTATATTATAAACTTAACCATTTACTAGTTTGGAATCTACAGTTCATACAGTCAACAAAAGTCTGATTTAGTAAATAATTTTCTTCACCATGACAGTTTCTCACAAAATAAAGTCTAACAGTTGTAGCAGGTTTTAGAATTAAAGTTATGTTTTGTGTGTGAAATAATTGATGACATATGAAAGTCATGTGTCAAGCAAACAAAAATCCCAAAAGAGGCAGTATGATGGAGTTGAATAGTTGTCATACCTCAAATGTAACATGCACAAAAGTATTAAGTCTGTTTGTTGCATACATTTttgttgatttgaaaaaaaaaacatatttgttgCCAGTTGTAACCTCATTAGAGTTCTCGCAATATTTTATATGGGTGCACTGCACATTCTCTGTTGTGCTGCTCATCCCACAAATGTATGCCCCATACAAACGGGGCTTCATTTAAAAGGGAAACAGACTTTCTAGCTGTACAAAATATTCTATTTAGATGTAATAAAGACAAAACAATTATCACAATTTGTCACTGCTAGACGGCCAATGTTTATGTCTACCAAAAAGTCATACTGAATGTCATATGTGGAGACATGATTATGTTGTAATGTCTTTGCCCCTTTACCTGTTTCAtcttcctgcaaaaaaaaatgagatgaaTCATCATCAGCTGACCGTGTACAACCATTGCTGCAGTACTAAAAATATAATACTTATATCCATCTAGTCAAGGTGGTATGACAGGCCTGTTGTCTCAACCCAATTAGTTCATCAATTAAATGTGTACGTAATGGAAACAACATATTGTATTAGGCAAATAGTAGTTTTCACAATATATTCGGCACACTTGGCTATAATACAAGTGTATAAAATGCATTTTGCGTAGTCCTGCGTACGTAGGAATTACTTTTCTGGCTCTTTTTGTCAGATTGTTTATTGTCACATGTCTGTGCCTCCAACTTTTTCAACATTTGTACTCAATTGTAAGGTTATTAGGGGAAGGGACCACAAAGATATATGGATAAAATCACTTCAAATTGACAGCTATGGGCAGAAGCCGTGCCATTGAATAGTGTAATTATTAGGGCAAGACAATTTAGTAGAAAAATAGATGAGGATTGACTCCCATGTTTTAGAGTAAATTGTTTAAACTGCCACAGCAGCTGGAGCTCATACTGCCAGTCCAGGAGTCTCATGTCTGCCCAAATATTACACTACCACAATTTAAATGTGCATCCAATTATTACTCTAACAACTACTACAGATATGTaacactcgccatgtacttcctcACACTGCCAAGTCTGCTCCCACATTCCATTTAAATACAAAGATCAATGCACTTCAACAGGAAtccgaaaaaatatataatagaggaaaaaaaatcgataTGATGCGATCAAAGATTGCTCGTCATACTGTTTGAACACAAAATGCACCATTCTTAAGTGTTGCAGCAATTGTTTGTACTTCAAAGTATACTGTGTATTGAATATTCATACTATACGTACGATGTCATCACCAACACATGCAACCCCAGATTTCCTGGATTAATGTTCCTCTGAATGTCAGCCTGTTTATCTCTCTGTAATCATGCTCACCTCATGACTATGCACCTGACTTGTTAAGGAAATAtaatgtaaatgtaaataaaagcaTTGTAATTGCTAGAGAACTCCAATGAGCCAGTGTCTGTTTGTGAAATAACTTAGTACCCATTGTTGAGGAATAGATCTGTTTCTCTAtatcgaattttttttttattttttttttttatccttgagCGGGCAAGTAAACATACTAGATGAGATGTGGAAAGGTTTATTGGACATGACAATCAGAAGTCATTCTAAACTGTTGTCTCATTTTCAATTAAACAATGCCATGGTTGATGATATTAAACAAAAAGATTgacttttttaaatgtgttaaaTATCTTATATTTAACACACCCATACAGACACCCAAATAAAAATGGTGCAAAAGTAGGCGATTTCTCAAAAGTACTTTCTGGAATTATTTGAGAATGTTACTTTTGCCTCTTTTGGGAAACTGAGAGAAGACAATGTAACTTGAACTTATAGCTTGGcaagttaaaaaataataacagtCCTTATTCCCTGGTTCTCCCTTTTTTTCATTAACTCACAATAGCAAAATCCCAGCTGCCTCTCTGAAATATGCcatacaaagcaacaaaagcaAAGACATTTACAAAATCATCAGTATTCCAAAAATAATGAACATTATTTACAATATTAAACAAAACCACAGTGAGAAAAAAATGTTCCAGGGTTGGTCACAATAGAAAGAAGCTTTAAATGTGCTTTGTTGTTCATTTGATCACAAGTGTCTGTGATCACAAGTGTCTACATTGTTCTTTTCTCATCAAACATCCACCATCCATCATTTCCGAGTGATTCTTCTGAGCAACCAGCAAGTAGATGGAGGCCTCGCAGTTATTTACTTGGTATATGATGTCCCTTTGCCTCGTCTTAACCAGTCCCGCCACGGGGACTGGGCCTTGTCCTGATTGGCATCTACACCCCAAGGGAAAGCGGTCCTGTGGGACTTGCGGAAAAATGACATTCCTTGTGAGGTGATCTTCTTCTGAGGCTGTTCCGACTGCTGCTGTGACCTCAGCTGCTGGTTGATGACGATCTGGATGTCGTCCTGAGGAAAGCCAAAGACAAATTGTTAATGAGGAGATTACCAGGGGTGAGTTGTGTGTtttttatgaagaaaaaaatgtgtaACTGGTTGAaagctttatttaaaaaaaaaaaaaaagagatgttgACATTTTATAATGTATTCACCAGTGGTGTCATTTATAAATGttcaattggaaaaaaaacaatgagcgTTAAAGGGTCACATGACATTTTCCATGCACATAGTCAACCAAACTGGGAAAGTTGTAATATGAATGCTGAACCACTAGAGAGCAATGTGAAATCACACAAGAACACACCAACTATAGTGATGAACACCTATGATCGATCGGTTCATGTGGCTTTCGAGTTTTACATGCGAATGTCATGTGACTGTTAATGTAGCAGTACTGTATGTGAAATCATAGCACTAATGTCATTGTCATAAATTTGTCTCCAAATGTTTTCACACGCTAAAATGCATTGTGACTAATGGTCAGATTGTGTTACTGTTGTCAGTGTAAACAGCCCTAAAGAGACCTTACCTGCCAGGCCTCCAATTCCTGTGAAAGCTCCAGTTTACGCTGAATAGCGTCTAATAATTGGTTGTTGAGAGACATCATTTCGTTTTTACTCCGGACCAACTCGGCCTCCATCAGTGTTTTCCTGCAAAAAAGATGACCAGGTATGGAAAATCATTCAATGTTGAACTTGAGTCAGGTATCCTTGAAAGTTCAAGTGCAATTTTCAAACAAAATGGTTAGAATCAGAACTTTTAGATTGTCCAGGCCGTAAATAGATAATTGTGGGCTTTAATATGACAGACTTTTTAAGACCTTTAATTCCTTCATTTGAAACATGATTTAAGGGCTCCATGTTGTATCATAATAGTCTAAAATATTGATACGGTATGTTTAGACCTGAATATTATTTAAAGTAAGTATGATGCATTTTATAAGGATTGGAAACTCATTACATATTTTTCAATTTCTTTATAGGGTTGTCCATTTAAAAAATCGAACAATATGTGTCAGTTGGAAACTTGTGAACAGCGGATTAAAGGATTAACTGACATGACTAAGGATAATAAGGCCTTAATTATGGTAATTAGGACTTTTTAAGGCTGTCTAATGATTTCAGAACAAATATAATCGTTGCTTTTAAGACGATTTAGCATGAAGGATGACTGACTTGGCAATGGCTTCATCTCTGTCTCTGATGGCCTGTTGGGCGACTTCAGCCTGCTGCTTGACGCTCTGCAGTTTCTGCCTCATTGCAGcgttctcctgctgctgcaacttctgaggggagggggagcaaCAATAGTTCAGTGCTTTATCTGATAATTGACTGTAATTTTACTGTAAGAACACTGCGGCATTATAGCATTAATAACTCGTTGATAGTGAGACATCCACCTTTTGTGTAAATACTAGAATTGCACTGCATATCTATGACGCAGATACTATAAAATGAAATGAGAGCAGCCAGATGAGACCTCTCATAAAGACCCACTTGGGTCACAACCCTCCCCAGCAGCACTGCGTCATCTGATCCCTTACACCGTACGCTGCGCTCAAATTCCCACACTGATCACTTCCCCAGGCAACAAAGCATCACAGAGATCCTCGAGCATACGGGAAGAACGTAAAGATCGAACGGCAGCAATGCATTTGTCTCAAACCTCCCCTCAGAAGAGATTCTGACGTTTTGGACTATGCATATTTCATTACAGGGATAAAATTGTTACTGCTGTATGCTCACTCACATTCAAGGAAAGCTGAGACAAGCATTTAACTTATCACTTGTAATGGTTAGCCAACATTCGTATTACATAAATCCACAATACATTCAGTGACAATAAAGTTGCTGTGATAggagtggaagaaaaaaaatgccctgTACTCAGCCaccaagttttttttcccattgagaaaatacaaacaaatgaacaaaaaaatagcTAATGTCTCTTTTGGCGACTTGTAATATTTAATACTAACTGCAGCTATTTATGACCAGGCTctgtgcatttttttcttcacttttatCAACTGAAAGTCTACCTGTCATCTGAAGTATAGTGGAACCTCTAAGgcctaggtgtcaaactcaaggctcaggggccagatacggcccgccacatccttTTAtgtgcccgcgaagacaaaacaaattgatgtCAGTGctaaaaattgcaaattgtcttcacttaagAGATATTGCTaacatttttttaaccatttatcttttcaaaatattagaatattttttacttgtttcagatttgaaaactagttattcattgaTTTGTTGTGTCGTctatattgtatataatatgaggcattcatacatttatgtatttgggttgacagacgacgatgcggcccgcaacaaaaatgagtttgacagccCTGCTCTAAGGTGTAAAACATTCCTCTTAAGATTTCTGGTTTATTTCTATTATTGTTTGCTAAACACATATtcctttgagacttgtctgtgattaagggctatataaatacacTTGACTTGACTAAACACATTTCCACATAGAAAATATTAGATATGGAAGTAATTCAACACATATGGCCTGAAACATTTCTGAAATAGAAAATGTTATGCTTTTCTCACCTGTGCTCCCGAGGCCTGTGTCAGACTTTGGGCCACTGTCTTCAGTTGGTCCAGAGCACCCTTTAGGCTCTGCTCTTGATCTGTAGCCACACATGTCACACTGTTCTGGGCCAGCGGCAGTAGTAACTTACAGATCGACCCCATTTCTTCAGTTAGCTACAAAAAAAAGGCACATTATGTTgacagtaaataaataataatataaaatattatatataaataaaaataaaataataaataaataaatagcacatTGTTCTGGATGGTCAAGGGAACAAGGAACACTCCAACAAAGTGGGTAACAAATAGGATACCAATTGAATGACTCATAAATGTAGTTAAATCCTATTTTATTGTGGTAAGAACATTCATAAGTGATTATGATTGAAGGGTTGAATGTGTTGGTGCCCACTGGAATTTTAATAAGCTGAAAAAACATTCTCCTCTAAACATAATGTGTGATCATCTTTAATACTGGCAAGATTTCCATCTTTAATTCACCTGAGATTTTGTTCATGTATTACCAACAaagaaagtaaatttcaaagtcggagtgcaattttaattaattaaattgctCCCTCACTGCATTTACAGCACTGGAGTAGAGTAATATTTGAGGAGATACGATATGATATGCTGATTGCTTAAAAAGTTGTGTCTCTATGAGTTCTGAATCATTTGGTACCTCTTCTTTACTGACTCCTAGGTCAGCCATGTCCAACTCGGAAAGCAGGGATGAATCGCCAAGGCTCCTGGATTCTTGTAGGGATACCCGTTCTTCGAGCTCCTCCACCTGTGCTTGAAGCTCCTGTGAGCGACCTCGCGCCACTTCCAGCTCCTGTAAAGCTGCAGCGagctgaggggggggggggggggggggggtcgaacaGCACAAGTGAGTCCAAAAACGCACAACTTGAAAAGTAATCATCATCggcttattttaatgcttaattcTCCTTGTAGAGGAACTGGACATAAATAATTATGGTATCTAAAAAGCCAAGTTTCATATAAATGGAGATGTTTTGATCGTTTCCTGACTGAATTCTACTACTattcaaattttaaaaacaGATGGATGCGATAAGATTTCTAGAAACAAGGCTATTTGGATCTTTTTTTAAACCTGTGTACAACACTTCCAGTAGGACAGCAATCCCGACACGCCAGAATCCTACTTTTGTGTAATTGTGAAATTTAACAAGAATGTGGAATCTATACCTGCAGGTGAAAAGTCGCAGTTAGTAGAACAAGTACGTCTTGTAAGATGAGTAAGTAAGCCCTTTCATAATACCACAAAAGCCTCAGGCAGGGAGTTTAAATTCCTGTTGTTCATGTAGGTCAACTGCAATGTGCTGGATGTAAAtgtaattaaaattaaatacatttatgaaAAAACACCTGGTATTTCTTCGTTTATAAATACTGTTAGTCAGTCACTATTAAACATGCAcatgtgcatgtatgtgtgtgtgcgtacccgTTGGTTATGCTGTTGGTTGAGTTGATCGTGCATAGTCAGACGTGAGTTCAAAGAGGCCAAGTTGGCTCTCAGCTGAGCATTCTCCTGACAAACACTCTCCAAACGCTCCTCCAGCTCCTGTTCCCTTTGCGTGAGGCGCAACACCTGGACAGAAATGTTTTGAGATAGAACCACTGAGTTATTTTACCACAAAGAATGTCAATGGTAGTTTTCAAAAACTAACAGTGCTAAGAGAAACTCGAGTAAACCAatatagcaatttttttttagagatttggtctcatgtttgctTACCTGTTCTCGCATGGCGCTGATCACCTCCTCGTCCTGAGGCTTGTTgtgatttgtgtgtttgttcagGTCTTGCTTAAGCATCTGTAACTCACTGGACATCACCCTTTCCACCTCTACTGCCTGCAAACATGGAATTTGTTGTCTTCAGATCTCAAATCTGGGCTTTTGGAAGATTGAGGCCACAATCACCAAACTATAAACAGCTGAATGGAGCC harbors:
- the si:ch211-235m3.5 gene encoding BICD family-like cargo adapter 1 translates to MNRPYEWGLSAKQMLEEDFFIDYGGEEIVDYQDPGQLVAALKQKEEEVILAAQLGNGLLLENRQLKEQRDKLHESYVDKLEELEQSNHELRLKLENCQSEWESQVGYLERDARELSAQVQQLTQALYQAERDKTQAQMDYSDNTQRLKEELKTAVEVERVMSSELQMLKQDLNKHTNHNKPQDEEVISAMREQVLRLTQREQELEERLESVCQENAQLRANLASLNSRLTMHDQLNQQHNQRLAAALQELEVARGRSQELQAQVEELEERVSLQESRSLGDSSLLSELDMADLGVSKEELTEEMGSICKLLLPLAQNSVTCVATDQEQSLKGALDQLKTVAQSLTQASGAQKLQQQENAAMRQKLQSVKQQAEVAQQAIRDRDEAIAKKTLMEAELVRSKNEMMSLNNQLLDAIQRKLELSQELEAWQDDIQIVINQQLRSQQQSEQPQKKITSQGMSFFRKSHRTAFPWGVDANQDKAQSPWRDWLRRGKGTSYTK